A region from the Chlamydiales bacterium genome encodes:
- a CDS encoding HEAT repeat domain-containing protein, producing the protein MNRIKFFLLLSTLFSPLLLTAEVQPAAEPISEESSVDKRQITYLLQSGEYSKSFALYRKWKTKLGRHDFEVLHQFGQILLEEGARSSDPERQLVSIFGAGLAGTSSSWEILESGIRSPHPQTQMATIQLLGRLQDDHSDELLVKAMGSEFFFSRLEAAYFLSMRKHRMVTGQLEALMHRVPEEMRFFFPEFFALIGTTDAISVLRHMMDERSPVVRTEAILNAGRYERDDLLPQIRAQATHLNIAEQEACAYALGILKDSKSLPQLKKLSASPSANVRLSALKSLYLLGNTEVKEELVDLAKGKDLFAIASLGELQPGDTAHVKELLFALSQDSNLQVRFNATVSLLMTRDERAARPLIEFLLRDGRDLGFQPQFSLGRANMAWKVVTSASHKSSEQFDLSAISLSVREHLLRLSLELPETAFLRIARSIFDSRQSDLVPLLVHLLENLHTEESITLLKEKSQTAGAPLIRAYCNLALFRLRLDGNYEKQLMEWLGAKKESELFRFRPMTMRSSLRLADCSFELTPEEHSKLLIESLEALVRRYEEKGLDLLLTLLQEGNPKNRPILAGLLLQMMQ; encoded by the coding sequence GTGAATAGAATCAAATTTTTTCTACTTCTTTCGACGCTCTTCTCCCCTCTGCTCTTAACTGCTGAGGTTCAGCCGGCTGCTGAGCCGATTTCTGAAGAGAGCAGCGTGGATAAGCGGCAGATCACCTATCTGCTTCAGTCTGGGGAGTACAGTAAAAGTTTTGCTTTATACAGAAAGTGGAAGACCAAACTAGGAAGGCATGATTTTGAGGTGCTCCACCAGTTTGGACAGATTCTGCTGGAAGAGGGGGCGAGAAGCTCAGATCCTGAGAGGCAGCTGGTAAGCATCTTCGGAGCGGGCCTTGCCGGAACCTCCTCCTCGTGGGAGATTTTAGAGAGTGGGATTAGAAGCCCACACCCTCAAACGCAGATGGCGACGATCCAGCTGCTGGGGCGTCTCCAAGACGACCACAGCGACGAGCTCCTAGTTAAAGCGATGGGCTCTGAGTTCTTCTTCTCTAGGCTCGAAGCCGCCTACTTCCTCTCGATGCGCAAGCATCGCATGGTGACGGGACAGCTTGAAGCGCTGATGCACCGTGTTCCAGAGGAGATGCGCTTCTTCTTCCCGGAGTTCTTTGCGCTGATTGGCACGACAGATGCGATCTCCGTTTTACGCCACATGATGGATGAGAGAAGCCCGGTTGTAAGAACTGAAGCGATCTTAAATGCGGGAAGGTATGAAAGAGATGATCTTCTCCCTCAAATACGCGCGCAAGCGACGCACCTCAACATCGCAGAGCAGGAGGCGTGCGCCTACGCTCTGGGAATTTTGAAAGATTCAAAGTCGCTGCCTCAGCTAAAAAAACTCTCAGCCTCCCCTTCCGCTAACGTCCGCCTCTCCGCGCTCAAGTCGCTCTATCTTCTTGGTAATACTGAGGTTAAAGAAGAGCTAGTAGATCTCGCAAAGGGGAAAGACCTATTTGCAATTGCGAGTTTGGGAGAGCTGCAGCCCGGAGATACAGCTCATGTGAAGGAGCTCCTCTTTGCCCTGTCTCAAGACTCCAACTTGCAGGTGCGCTTTAATGCGACGGTCTCGCTCCTGATGACGCGAGATGAGCGAGCTGCCCGTCCTCTAATCGAATTCCTGCTCAGAGATGGCAGAGATCTCGGCTTTCAACCCCAGTTTTCGCTTGGACGCGCGAACATGGCATGGAAGGTGGTTACCTCTGCAAGCCATAAGAGCAGCGAGCAGTTCGACCTCTCTGCCATCTCTTTAAGCGTGAGAGAGCATCTCCTGCGCCTCTCTCTTGAGCTTCCCGAAACGGCCTTTCTAAGAATTGCTAGATCGATCTTTGACAGCCGGCAGAGCGATCTGGTTCCCCTGCTCGTTCACCTGCTGGAAAACCTCCACACAGAGGAGTCGATCACTCTACTAAAAGAGAAGAGCCAGACAGCTGGAGCTCCACTGATTCGCGCCTACTGCAATTTAGCTCTCTTTCGGCTTAGGCTAGATGGCAACTACGAGAAACAGCTGATGGAGTGGCTGGGCGCAAAAAAAGAGAGCGAGCTCTTCCGCTTTAGACCGATGACCATGCGCTCATCCCTGCGCCTTGCCGACTGCAGCTTTGAGCTGACCCCCGAAGAGCACTCTAAACTCCTCATCGAATCCCTCGAGGCGCTTGTCCGGCGCTATGAAGAGAAGGGGCTCGACCTCCTCCTTACCCTCCTCCAAGAGGGAAATCCCAAAAATCGACCCATCCTAGCCGGCCTCCTCCTGCAAATGATGCAGTGA
- a CDS encoding DUF3604 domain-containing protein has product MRRSICLCEPNAALAGAVGTWKFSYTTAAALPKGTRLRFDLLSKGRPIDWEIPQVNAKDKKNLIWAELPDGKALPAKQVELANAFAPVFEFTLPSEVKAGDTLSIFLGTPDKLKQDKGNRAQNHLQRRRPFHLFIDPKGKGDFREPEVFGLDVRGNKLSNIRIIAPSVVSKNRRFDVIVRFEDSFGNLTNNAPEGTLIELSYEQLRENLTWKLFVPETGFLNLPNLYFNEAGVYKIQLLNTATKEKFYSAPIKCFPESDRNLYWGLLHGESERIDSTENIEACLRHFRDEHALQFFGSSPFESTEETSNELWKSISLQIAEFNEEMRFVTFLGFQWFNNAPEEGLRNIVYSKDSRPLQRKKEAKSNTLKKIYKGHHPKEMISIPSFTMGKGFETTFDDFTLEFERVVEIYNAWGSSECLAKEGNLRPIICQGKKGVVESEKGSIRKALSRNIRFGFVAGGLDDRGIYSDFFESDQVQYSPGLTAIYAVEQTREALFHALQNRNCYATTGERIVVGFFIAGSGMGTELSTKAKPGLAFNRHLTGYIAGTAPLKEVSIIRNGEVMHTFHPKESTLDFAHDDMEPLGNVVLPSADERPPFAYYYVRVVQEDGHIAWSSPIWIDYPDMVVTPPAKKPKKR; this is encoded by the coding sequence ATGAGACGCTCTATTTGTTTATGCGAACCAAATGCTGCCCTAGCAGGCGCCGTTGGAACTTGGAAGTTCTCTTACACAACAGCTGCAGCTCTGCCTAAAGGCACAAGACTGCGATTCGACCTACTCAGCAAAGGAAGGCCGATCGACTGGGAGATCCCTCAAGTAAACGCAAAAGACAAGAAGAACCTCATCTGGGCAGAGCTGCCAGATGGCAAAGCGCTTCCTGCAAAACAAGTTGAACTTGCAAATGCTTTTGCACCCGTTTTTGAGTTCACCCTACCTTCTGAAGTAAAAGCTGGAGACACGCTATCTATCTTTTTAGGAACACCAGATAAACTAAAACAAGATAAAGGCAACCGCGCGCAGAACCATCTGCAGAGACGCCGCCCCTTCCACCTCTTCATCGATCCGAAAGGAAAAGGCGACTTCCGCGAGCCCGAAGTGTTCGGCCTTGATGTCCGAGGCAACAAGTTAAGTAACATCAGAATCATCGCTCCTTCTGTCGTCTCCAAAAATCGCAGATTTGATGTGATCGTCCGCTTTGAAGATAGCTTTGGAAACCTCACGAATAATGCACCAGAAGGCACACTCATCGAGCTCTCCTATGAGCAGCTCAGAGAAAACCTCACTTGGAAGCTCTTTGTTCCTGAGACAGGCTTCCTCAACCTACCTAACCTCTATTTCAATGAGGCTGGCGTCTACAAAATCCAACTCCTGAATACTGCCACAAAAGAGAAGTTCTACTCGGCGCCCATTAAGTGCTTTCCCGAGAGCGACCGCAATCTCTACTGGGGACTTCTCCATGGAGAGTCTGAACGCATTGATTCCACAGAAAATATCGAAGCCTGCTTGCGCCACTTCCGAGACGAGCACGCGCTTCAATTTTTTGGCTCTTCCCCCTTCGAAAGCACTGAAGAGACATCGAATGAGCTATGGAAGTCGATCTCCCTACAAATTGCAGAATTTAACGAGGAGATGCGCTTTGTCACCTTCCTCGGTTTTCAGTGGTTTAACAACGCACCTGAAGAGGGACTTAGAAACATCGTCTACTCCAAAGACAGCCGCCCGCTGCAACGCAAGAAAGAGGCGAAGTCGAACACCCTAAAAAAAATCTACAAGGGACACCATCCCAAAGAGATGATCTCTATTCCAAGCTTCACAATGGGCAAGGGGTTTGAAACCACTTTTGACGACTTTACACTTGAATTTGAACGCGTTGTTGAGATCTACAACGCTTGGGGATCTTCCGAGTGTCTTGCAAAAGAGGGAAACCTACGCCCCATCATCTGCCAAGGCAAAAAAGGCGTCGTAGAGTCTGAAAAGGGTTCGATTCGCAAAGCCCTCTCTCGCAACATCCGCTTCGGCTTCGTTGCCGGTGGCCTCGATGATCGCGGCATCTACAGCGACTTCTTTGAAAGCGACCAGGTGCAGTATAGCCCAGGGCTTACAGCCATCTACGCTGTGGAGCAGACGCGTGAGGCGCTCTTTCATGCCCTCCAGAACCGCAACTGCTACGCCACTACAGGAGAGAGAATCGTCGTTGGCTTCTTCATTGCAGGTTCCGGAATGGGAACAGAGCTCTCAACAAAAGCAAAACCTGGCCTCGCCTTTAACCGTCACCTCACAGGATACATCGCAGGAACGGCTCCTCTTAAAGAGGTCTCCATCATCCGCAACGGCGAAGTGATGCACACCTTCCACCCCAAAGAAAGTACCCTTGACTTCGCGCATGATGACATGGAGCCGCTAGGAAATGTCGTTCTCCCATCTGCAGATGAGAGACCTCCATTTGCCTACTACTACGTCCGCGTCGTGCAAGAAGATGGTCATATCGCTTGGAGTTCACCCATCTGGATCGACTACCCAGATATGGTCGTCACTCCTCCGGCTAAGAAGCCCAAGAAGCGCTAA
- a CDS encoding HlyC/CorC family transporter, whose product MDNPAFFLLFLFGTSLLNGTSTALNRLGRSYVEKLLKERSSLKAIRAYLEFFFGERIWEGLFFSLSLTKQLMQLCYALFFFLFLVSIEPFSQALHSAEKAWDIIWLLLIAGIIIGVSLATNFIINLISLASPKKYLGFATPFSAALLLIFSLINAPLFKILGLFLPKAPTLRKLEPDVDMRNKFLEVLQDSDLAPYFDQSDQKLLSSVVSFKERIAREVMVPRIDIFSLPIDTSLQEATESFLLQGYSRIPIYRESVDNIVGVLLFKDILKHYFQASTDKEKDKKLKNSIEDFLKPVLYTPETKKISQLFQEFRSKQIHLAIVVDEWGGTEGIITIEDILEELVGEIADEYDIDEEIMFSVLPGGGWIVDGKMSILDIEGELGIKIPQNPEYDTLGGYIVHRAGTIPSKGWKIHHDEFDLEVLSSDERSVDKIRITSLTPKEN is encoded by the coding sequence ATGGATAACCCCGCCTTCTTTCTGCTTTTTTTGTTTGGAACGAGCCTCCTCAACGGCACGAGCACGGCACTCAATCGTTTAGGAAGAAGCTACGTTGAAAAATTGCTAAAGGAGCGCTCATCTCTAAAAGCCATACGTGCCTACCTTGAATTCTTCTTTGGAGAGCGCATCTGGGAAGGCCTCTTCTTTTCGCTTAGCTTAACCAAACAGCTGATGCAACTCTGCTACGCTCTCTTCTTCTTCCTCTTTCTGGTCAGCATAGAACCCTTTAGCCAAGCTCTCCACTCTGCGGAAAAAGCTTGGGACATCATCTGGCTTCTGCTCATTGCAGGCATAATCATCGGAGTCTCTCTTGCGACTAACTTCATCATCAACCTCATCAGCTTAGCAAGCCCAAAAAAATATCTAGGCTTTGCCACCCCCTTCTCGGCCGCCCTCCTCCTCATCTTCTCATTAATCAACGCACCACTTTTTAAGATATTAGGGCTCTTCCTGCCAAAGGCGCCCACTTTGCGAAAGCTCGAGCCTGATGTCGACATGAGAAACAAGTTTCTAGAGGTACTGCAAGATTCAGACCTCGCCCCTTACTTCGACCAGAGCGATCAGAAACTACTCTCGTCTGTAGTCTCCTTTAAAGAGAGAATCGCGCGCGAAGTGATGGTTCCTAGAATCGATATCTTTAGCCTTCCAATCGACACCTCTTTACAAGAGGCGACCGAGAGCTTCCTCCTGCAGGGCTATAGCCGTATTCCCATCTACCGTGAGAGCGTCGATAACATCGTGGGAGTCCTTCTTTTTAAAGACATTCTGAAACACTACTTTCAAGCCTCGACCGATAAAGAGAAAGATAAGAAACTTAAAAACTCAATAGAAGATTTTTTAAAGCCCGTTCTCTACACACCAGAGACAAAAAAAATCTCCCAGCTCTTTCAAGAATTTCGCAGCAAGCAGATCCACCTCGCCATCGTTGTAGATGAGTGGGGCGGCACCGAGGGAATCATCACGATTGAAGATATCCTCGAAGAGCTTGTAGGCGAGATCGCCGACGAGTATGACATCGACGAAGAGATCATGTTCTCTGTACTTCCCGGCGGAGGCTGGATCGTAGATGGTAAAATGAGCATCCTAGACATCGAAGGAGAGCTAGGCATCAAGATCCCTCAGAACCCCGAATATGACACCCTTGGCGGCTATATCGTTCACCGCGCAGGAACGATCCCCTCCAAAGGCTGGAAAATCCACCATGATGAGTTCGATTTAGAGGTCCTCTCCTCAGATGAGCGCTCAGTGGACAAAATCCGGATCACCTCACTCACCCCAAAAGAAAACTGA
- the ybeY gene encoding rRNA maturation RNase YbeY yields the protein MIDCTIYNKQRSLRISKTSAKASVLATLDFLGLSCDEISVHFVSEKEISALHLHYFDDPTPTDTISFPIDAPGERTISTCHLGEVFICPAVAIKYAKKNGLDPYQETTLYLVHGILHLIGFDDLTPEEKKEMRAQERRCMKSLQQKNALLKPE from the coding sequence TTGATCGACTGCACTATATACAACAAGCAGCGCTCTCTTCGCATTTCTAAGACATCGGCCAAGGCATCTGTTCTAGCTACGCTAGATTTCCTTGGCCTTTCTTGTGATGAGATCTCTGTGCACTTCGTCAGCGAAAAAGAGATCTCAGCGCTACACCTTCACTACTTCGACGACCCAACCCCAACCGACACAATCTCCTTTCCTATCGACGCCCCAGGAGAACGGACAATCTCCACCTGCCACCTCGGCGAGGTCTTCATCTGCCCCGCTGTTGCAATTAAATACGCTAAAAAAAATGGGTTGGATCCCTACCAAGAGACAACTCTCTATCTCGTCCACGGAATATTGCATTTAATAGGTTTCGACGATCTTACTCCTGAGGAGAAGAAGGAGATGCGCGCTCAGGAGCGCCGCTGCATGAAATCTCTTCAGCAAAAAAACGCTCTGTTGAAACCTGAATAA
- a CDS encoding small basic protein, which translates to MSRHRSYGKSNTGTKKRNVLKRFERVDVLKKLGKWKEGANTRVTGLPKTPILP; encoded by the coding sequence ATGTCTAGACACCGCAGTTATGGAAAATCCAATACCGGCACTAAAAAACGCAACGTTCTCAAGCGCTTTGAGCGCGTCGACGTTCTGAAAAAGCTCGGCAAGTGGAAAGAGGGAGCAAACACAAGAGTAACAGGGCTTCCAAAGACCCCTATTCTCCCTTGA
- a CDS encoding DUF502 domain-containing protein, with amino-acid sequence MIKKYLATGFITLLPIALTLMIVSWLFNFFTTPLLGITENLLLAYQHKTGLNLESHETLVIFISRVMALILLFALTMILGFLGRKIFFKTFISSTHYLFLKLPFVKAVYRISKEVTGAIFSQSTKTFKKTVLIPFPHLEAHTLGFITGDAPAVCKKAVFDVDQSIFVPTSPHPLSGYMLLSPKKNVMEVDVSVEDAFKFLLSCGAVHPGENISQTSDPSKKP; translated from the coding sequence GTGATAAAAAAATATCTAGCGACAGGTTTCATCACGCTCCTTCCGATTGCGCTCACACTGATGATCGTCTCCTGGCTCTTTAATTTTTTTACCACACCCCTACTCGGAATCACTGAAAATCTGCTTCTAGCCTACCAGCATAAGACTGGCTTAAACCTTGAGAGCCATGAGACCCTCGTAATCTTTATCAGCCGGGTGATGGCCCTGATCCTACTTTTTGCACTCACCATGATACTAGGCTTTTTGGGAAGAAAGATTTTTTTTAAGACATTCATCAGCTCCACACACTATCTTTTTCTTAAACTACCTTTTGTAAAGGCCGTCTACCGCATCTCTAAAGAGGTAACAGGCGCGATCTTCTCTCAGAGCACAAAGACCTTCAAAAAAACAGTCCTAATCCCCTTTCCTCATCTCGAAGCACATACTCTAGGTTTTATCACTGGCGATGCCCCCGCAGTGTGCAAAAAGGCTGTTTTTGACGTTGACCAGTCTATTTTTGTTCCCACATCACCCCACCCATTATCGGGGTATATGCTCCTCTCTCCAAAAAAAAATGTGATGGAAGTCGATGTCAGCGTCGAGGACGCATTCAAATTTCTCCTCTCGTGCGGTGCTGTTCATCCTGGAGAAAATATCAGCCAAACCAGCGACCCCTCCAAAAAACCTTGA
- a CDS encoding DUF502 domain-containing protein, producing the protein MLKKYFITGLVILLPLAVTIAIIGFLINFLTKPFVELVSSFFSYHQVVQNNFLFFTPDEVIRYGSQLLILVLLFFLTVFLGMVTRWFFITSLLRLSDKVLHRIPIVNTVYKTTQDIIKTLFVSDKKSFKQVVMVPFPHPGVYVLGLIARDAPATCSEKVGRDLISVLVPTTPNPTTGFLLMFPKEDLIYVDMKPEDAIKFIVSCGVIIPAELDPSLKSNFPPTSSRT; encoded by the coding sequence ATGCTAAAAAAATACTTTATTACCGGGCTCGTCATCCTCCTTCCACTAGCAGTTACAATTGCTATCATCGGCTTTTTAATTAACTTCCTGACAAAACCTTTTGTGGAGCTCGTCTCCAGCTTCTTCTCTTACCATCAGGTCGTTCAAAACAACTTCCTCTTTTTTACACCCGATGAAGTGATCCGATACGGCAGCCAACTTCTGATCTTAGTTCTCCTCTTCTTCCTCACCGTTTTTCTTGGAATGGTCACCCGCTGGTTCTTCATCACAAGCTTGCTCCGGCTCAGCGACAAGGTGCTACACCGTATCCCTATTGTGAATACGGTCTACAAAACGACCCAAGACATCATTAAAACGCTCTTTGTTTCCGATAAGAAGAGTTTTAAACAGGTGGTCATGGTTCCCTTCCCACATCCTGGGGTCTATGTGCTGGGCTTGATCGCAAGAGATGCCCCTGCAACTTGCTCCGAGAAAGTTGGTAGAGATCTAATCTCTGTTCTAGTTCCTACTACGCCAAACCCTACCACCGGCTTTCTGCTCATGTTCCCTAAGGAAGACCTTATCTATGTCGACATGAAACCCGAAGACGCGATTAAATTTATCGTCTCTTGTGGAGTTATTATTCCTGCCGAGCTAGATCCTTCTCTAAAGTCAAACTTTCCTCCAACTTCCTCTAGAACGTGA
- a CDS encoding VacB/RNase II family 3'-5' exoribonuclease, giving the protein MAKRRSSSKKPVKKEDKLSQNLTKTLLQFMEGRRYSPLEPQELFERLSLPPTLHALCNEIIQKLSEEGLIEIREKKLSLKKPRADVITGLIKVHPRGFGFVIPDHPAECPHDVFIPKHLVDNAVDGDHVEVEINPNSQSEKGPEGRVVAVLRRGRTHLGGTIRSISSKGEISVHAPLLGTAKEVIVRAGKESSLKVGDRIIMKVDEWGDENKPTLCEMSHLIGHISDPSCDNAAAIEEFDLSSSFSDAAIQEAKSFGVEVTPKDHKSRTDLTGTTCFTIDPETAKDYDDALSLTLDSKGIYHLGVHIADVAHYVPNMSALDIEAKIRCNSTYFPGFCLPMLPEELSNQLCSLRADVERLTVSVLMDFDREGTLQNYKIVRAIIKSEKRFTYEEAKEVLDGKLESKHKKSLELMVELCQLLKKKRYERGSIDFSLPDFVIEIDKKGEPFGIKRVEYDITHQLVEEFMLKANEVVATHLSKHGKPVLYRIHEDPSEENIQDFYALARSLGFTLPPKPETKDVQKLFEEAKQTSFSQQLSVAFIRSMKLAYYSPENIGHFGLALEYYCHFTSPIRRYTDLVTQRVLFGEESPDIDMQKIALKCSDQERVSFRAESSVKLLKKLRLLDKYMKADPERIYTAQITRLKPFGFFFEMADLMLEGFLHISDLEDDFFQFDPKKNLLIGKTSGKRHFSGESIQVRATSINLITLETTWELVSSRARRKKRSPPLEREDKKR; this is encoded by the coding sequence ATGGCAAAAAGAAGATCAAGCTCAAAGAAACCAGTTAAAAAAGAAGACAAGCTCTCGCAAAATCTGACAAAGACGCTTCTCCAGTTCATGGAGGGCAGGCGCTACTCCCCTCTCGAGCCACAAGAGCTTTTTGAACGCCTCTCTCTTCCTCCTACGCTTCACGCTTTATGCAATGAGATCATACAGAAGCTCTCCGAAGAGGGACTCATTGAAATTCGCGAGAAGAAGCTCTCCCTTAAAAAACCTCGAGCTGATGTCATCACAGGCCTCATCAAAGTCCACCCCCGAGGATTCGGCTTCGTTATTCCAGATCATCCCGCCGAGTGTCCTCACGATGTTTTTATTCCAAAGCATCTCGTCGATAATGCGGTCGATGGAGACCACGTCGAAGTTGAGATCAACCCGAATTCTCAGTCCGAAAAGGGCCCTGAAGGCCGCGTTGTAGCCGTCTTAAGAAGAGGCCGCACGCACCTTGGTGGAACGATCCGTTCCATCTCTTCTAAAGGAGAGATCTCTGTTCACGCTCCTCTCTTGGGAACCGCAAAAGAGGTAATCGTCCGCGCAGGTAAAGAGAGCTCATTAAAAGTTGGCGACCGCATCATCATGAAAGTAGATGAGTGGGGTGATGAAAACAAACCTACTCTATGTGAGATGTCGCATCTGATCGGACACATCTCAGACCCCTCGTGCGACAATGCAGCAGCTATTGAAGAGTTCGATCTCAGCAGCAGCTTTTCAGATGCAGCTATTCAAGAGGCGAAGAGCTTCGGAGTCGAGGTCACCCCTAAAGATCATAAAAGCCGAACAGACCTTACTGGAACCACCTGCTTCACGATAGATCCTGAAACTGCAAAAGATTATGACGACGCCCTCTCCCTTACATTAGACAGCAAGGGAATCTACCATCTCGGGGTGCATATCGCGGACGTCGCCCACTATGTTCCCAACATGTCGGCTCTTGATATCGAGGCGAAGATACGTTGTAACTCCACCTACTTTCCCGGCTTCTGCCTGCCAATGCTCCCTGAAGAGCTCTCGAATCAGCTCTGTAGTCTGCGCGCCGATGTCGAACGATTAACAGTCTCAGTTCTGATGGATTTTGACCGTGAAGGAACCCTTCAGAATTATAAGATTGTGCGCGCCATCATCAAGAGCGAAAAGAGGTTCACCTATGAAGAGGCCAAAGAGGTCCTCGATGGGAAGCTAGAGAGCAAACATAAAAAGAGCTTAGAGCTCATGGTTGAGCTCTGCCAGCTCTTAAAAAAGAAGCGTTATGAACGCGGAAGCATCGACTTCTCTCTTCCCGATTTCGTCATCGAGATCGATAAGAAAGGAGAGCCTTTTGGAATTAAGAGAGTGGAATATGACATCACCCACCAGCTCGTCGAAGAGTTCATGCTGAAAGCAAACGAGGTTGTTGCAACTCACCTTTCCAAGCACGGCAAACCGGTTCTCTATCGCATTCACGAAGATCCATCCGAGGAGAACATCCAGGACTTCTATGCTCTTGCTCGATCTCTTGGATTCACTCTGCCTCCAAAACCTGAAACAAAAGACGTTCAGAAGCTTTTTGAAGAGGCTAAACAGACCTCTTTTTCCCAGCAGCTTTCTGTAGCTTTTATCCGCAGCATGAAGCTCGCCTACTACTCGCCGGAAAACATTGGCCATTTCGGCCTTGCTCTCGAGTACTACTGCCACTTCACAAGTCCGATCCGTCGGTATACGGATCTCGTCACTCAGCGAGTTCTCTTCGGTGAAGAGAGCCCGGACATCGACATGCAGAAAATCGCTCTGAAATGTTCAGATCAGGAGCGCGTCTCCTTCCGCGCAGAATCCTCTGTAAAATTGCTGAAAAAACTACGCCTGCTCGACAAGTATATGAAGGCAGACCCCGAGCGAATCTATACTGCACAGATCACCAGGCTTAAACCCTTCGGCTTCTTTTTTGAAATGGCCGATCTTATGCTTGAGGGATTTCTTCACATCTCGGATCTTGAGGATGACTTCTTCCAATTTGACCCCAAAAAAAATCTCCTCATCGGAAAGACGAGCGGCAAGCGCCACTTCTCAGGCGAGTCTATACAAGTGCGCGCCACATCTATTAATTTGATTACACTGGAAACGACATGGGAGCTGGTCTCTTCTAGAGCGAGACGCAAAAAAAGAAGCCCCCCTCTTGAAAGAGAAGATAAAAAACGTTAG
- the folD gene encoding bifunctional methylenetetrahydrofolate dehydrogenase/methenyltetrahydrofolate cyclohydrolase FolD translates to MIIDGTKIAKGIEMRITEALRHTRRRPGLAFVLVGENPASKTYIRMKQKKCEEVGILSIDREFKESLSEEALLNEIDLLNANPEVDGILVQLPLPAHISTTRVMERITPFKDVDGFHPLNIGKMFLGELDGFLPCTPHGIHILLKHAEVPLQGKHVVILGRSNIVGKPLAAILMQKNRDCNATVTVANSFTENLPALCRSADILVAAIGSPQFVRKEMVKKGAVVIDVGINRIQSADGKFRIVGDVAFDEVAPLCSQITPVPGGVGPMTIAMLLANTLLSYQR, encoded by the coding sequence ATGATAATTGATGGAACAAAGATCGCTAAAGGAATCGAGATGCGCATTACAGAGGCGCTCCGCCATACGCGCAGACGCCCAGGTCTTGCTTTTGTTCTTGTAGGAGAAAATCCGGCTTCAAAGACCTATATTAGAATGAAGCAGAAGAAGTGCGAGGAGGTCGGAATTCTTTCGATCGATCGCGAATTTAAAGAGAGCCTAAGCGAAGAAGCCCTCTTGAATGAGATCGATCTTTTAAATGCGAATCCAGAAGTAGATGGTATTCTTGTTCAACTCCCTCTTCCGGCTCATATCTCTACAACTAGAGTAATGGAGCGCATCACCCCTTTTAAAGATGTGGATGGATTCCATCCCCTGAATATAGGCAAGATGTTTTTGGGAGAGCTAGACGGGTTTCTTCCCTGCACTCCACATGGAATCCATATCCTACTGAAGCACGCAGAAGTGCCACTTCAAGGCAAACACGTCGTTATCTTGGGACGCAGCAATATTGTTGGAAAGCCACTAGCGGCGATTCTGATGCAAAAAAACAGAGATTGCAATGCAACCGTGACTGTGGCCAATAGCTTTACGGAAAATCTACCAGCCCTATGCCGCTCTGCAGACATTCTCGTTGCAGCTATCGGCAGCCCTCAATTCGTTAGAAAAGAGATGGTAAAAAAGGGGGCCGTTGTCATTGATGTGGGGATAAACCGCATTCAAAGTGCAGATGGCAAGTTTCGCATTGTCGGAGATGTCGCATTCGATGAGGTAGCCCCTCTCTGCTCGCAGATCACCCCTGTTCCTGGGGGAGTTGGCCCGATGACAATTGCTATGCTCCTTGCGAACACCCTTTTAAGTTACCAGCGGTAA